A region from the Acyrthosiphon pisum isolate AL4f chromosome A1, pea_aphid_22Mar2018_4r6ur, whole genome shotgun sequence genome encodes:
- the LOC100167706 gene encoding nuclear receptor coactivator 6 isoform X2: protein MTTESTDQPLLSAGPLFTDPNARYRCASNDPSCSHGVVARPATAANMNQVPKGYCYSTENNQTVNSECDKSYHCPNSTAVVTLTNNIVSTPAAFVSSITVPAGWRRIHNKGVIHYISPSNAVLNSLDQAKIYLQTQGTCKCGLECPFQCEHVFNFDAKVMTKPTSGLNTMTNLCNHKRKMMFNNPENRFSKYSLEMAENRKKRKLSGVQQQYSFPLYEGEKAGKENFSQVSNSHQMQWPDQSTVPSQIRFSSQGTSAMLNPQSPQPMLNTQGPEVMSQGMQHVVPNPQTPPILNQSSSVMSNSQGPIMPSSQSAMMLNLQGTVMPNSQENVMPNPQGTMIPNTQSQSMGLGNPRVPHYPNHSYQQDLGYEQSYRNGYRYNSPQCRSHETTALQPDSSCQPHHQHYQNEMASQEYYQKNTHSMYQTEQMQYNNYDSLRTQGSCRFNCSSHCGHYCNSSDQNPSYGNQINSYQQQPQSQPIRQNESTNHEYYPDMYQDQNNYTESYPDNRNNPTQEYPSQYEYEPQPQSQCHHRMDCNLKNNVCTPINNQSPVEVPQTRPQTPQVKQVQQQINTQNIQQSITKQSRPQHKSTPPWQLNKHQQIQQQQIPQQQIPQQQIQQQQIPQQQIQQQQIQQQQIHQQQIQQQQIQQQQQIQQQQHILQQQISQEECSKQVVEDRVPPIHHHIPQVSRVEEKNRKPLKQSTKTVNFGRKSKSPSEEDSYPSFLDDPSGYLAQQTALLNNTISTNSFSPLSPPARPYRQEKPRYTTNVTTMASGRTASSNTITSVLAGRANTSVVTVNTSEDQVLPPSRQQPVTSKTPLEMVQSVVSSIQVPTSSEKSSIQPSHILLTSNGQFIMASTKIQSPNSSQVLSTVQQQPTVLVNTLQGGQSTLLLQPGNVMTVDQVQVPQLAVATGNIDNSGAFSPRGSNLLSPPDSKRKTINSKKRKSPQISPNHQNNSNVLLQPQQQNFNQPVVQTLILPNKTTQYGNQQLITNVIQPVSLVHNIPSIQQFIVPANLGGVVMADNSILQDAVQLNVISPFSNTGQNLLPTGMVLRTPQTQQRAQQSNQFIVNSVGQLSPILASLSPNQSQNQNRNQQQNDYIHVVPCSIQQNQENTTVVQQNTTIVQQQMTMVSGQQGNEQGNLIINEKQGQNYIIADNKQQGFILSPKDKQHSGGTHFILNNMNSEKQTQSFIITSPTSGDKQLCGNFILEKTNSSGNFIITTTNSDKNSKFAKHSVSTQTAAGQQVLQISSTPALIVATNRNAYVGSPPDTTTLSPVSGQSPSAKPEMPSSSITADLDAALSPSSTLSDMQNRQPMVHCISSSNVVDWSDNSADERKTISNASDSPNMYSIEHSFPR, encoded by the exons tccTAGCAACGCAGTTCTAAATTCGTTGGATCaagctaaaatatatttgcaaacTCAGGGTACATGCAAATGTGGACTTGAATGTCCTTTTCAGTGTGAACACGTTTTTAATTTCGACGCAAAG gtaatgacGAAACCTACGTCGGGCCTCAACACAATGACCAATCTTTGCAATCACAAGAGAAAAATGATGTTTAACAATCCCGAAAATAGATTTAGCAAATATTCCTTAGAAATGgcagaaaatcgaaaaaaaagaaaactttcTGGTGTCCAACAACAATATTCATTTCCTCTTTATGAAGGTGAAAAAGCCGGAAAAGAAAACTTCTCACAAGTTTCAAATTCTCATCAA atGCAATGGCCAGATCAATCTACTGTTCCTAGTCAAATAAGATTTTCATCTCAAGGAACATCTGCAATGTTAAATCCTCAATCTCCACAACCTATGTTAAATACTCAAGGACCAGAAGTAATGTCACAAGGTATGCAGCATGTAGTGCCAAATCCTCAAACCCCACCAATACTAAACCAAAGTTCATCTGTGATGTCAAATTCCCAAGGACCAATTATGCCTAGTTCTCAAAGTGCAATGATGTTAAATCTTCAAGGAACAGTGATGCCAAATTCTCAAGAAAATGTAATGCCCAATCCTCAAGGAACAATGATACCAAATACCCAATCCCAATCGATGGGTTTGGGAAATCCAAGAGTTCCTCACTACCCAAACCATTCATACCAGCAAGACCTTGGATATGAACAATCATATCGAAACGGTTATAGGTATAACTCCCCTCAATGTAGATCTCATGAAACAACTGCATTACAACCGGACTCTTCGTGTCAACCACATCACCAACATTATCAAAATGAAATGGCATCACaagaatattatcaaaaaaatacgcATAGTATGTACCAAACAGAACagatgcaatataataattatgatagtcTAAGAACTCAAGGGAGTTGCCGTTTCAATTGTTCTAGTCATTGTGGACACTATTGTAATTCGAGTGATCAAAACCCTAGTTATGGTAACCAAATAAACTCATATCAACAGCAACCACAGTCACAGCCTATACGACAGAATGAATCTACAAATCATGAATATTATCCTGATATGTACCaagatcaaaataattatacagaaTCTTATCCAGATAATAGAAATAATCCAACACAAGAATATCCATCACAGTATGAATATGAGCCTCAACCTCAGTCACAGTGCCATCATCGTATGgattgtaacttaaaaaataatgtttgtactCCAATTAATAACCAAAGTCCTGTTGAGGTTCCACAGACAAGACCACAAACTCCACAAGTTAAACAAGtacaacaacaaataaatacacaaaatatacaacaatCAATTACAAAACAATCAAGACCTCAACATAAATCCACACCTCCCTGGCAGCTTAATAAACATCAACAA ATACAGCAACAACAAATACCGCAACAACAAATACCGCAACAACAAATACAGCAACAACAAATACCGCAACAACAAATACAGCAACAACAAATACAGCAACAACaaatacatcaacaacaaatacaGCAACAACAAatacagcaacaacaacaaatacAGCAACAACAACATATACTGCAACAACAAATATCGCAAGAAGAATGTTCTAAACAAGTAGTTGAGGATCGAGTACCTCCTATCCATCATCATATTCCCCAAGTTTCTAGAgtagaagaaaaaaatcgaaagCCACTTAAACAATCTACTAAAACTGTTAACTTTGGTAGAAAATCTAAGTCTCCATCTGAAGAGGACAGTTACCCATCATTTTTGGATGATCCAAGCGGCTATTTAGCACAACAGACAGCTCTActgaataatacaataagtaccAATTCATTTTCACCATTATCTCCTCCTGCAAGACCATATAGACAAGAAAAACCTAGGTACACAACAAATGTTACAACAATGGCTAGTGGTCGAACAGCTAGTTCAAATACAATTACTTCAGTGCTGGCCGGTAGAGCCAACACATCTGTCGTAACAGTGAACACATCTGAAGACCAAGTATTACCACCTAGTCGACAACAACCAGTCACATCCAAAACACCTTTAGAAATGGTACAAAGTGTTGTAAGTAGCATACAAGTTCCTACATCTTCAGAAAAATCAAGTATTCAACCGAGCCATATATTATTGACAAGTAATGGACAATTTATAATGGCGTCAACTAAAATACAATCACCTAATAGTTCTCAAGTTCTTTCAACAGTGCAACAACAACCTACTGTCCttgtaaatactttacaggGAGGTCAAAGTACCTTACTACTTCAGCCAGGAAATGTTATGACTGTTGATCAAGTACAGGTACCTCAACTTGCTGTTGCTACAGGAAATATAGATAATAGTGGAGCATTTTCACCAAGAGGCTCAAATCTATTATCTCCGCCAGATTCCAAACGTAAAactattaattctaaaaaacgAAAATCACCACAAATATCTCCTAATCATCAGAATAATTCTAATGTATTGTTACAACCTCAACAGCAAAACTTTAATCAGCCTGTTGTTCAAACATTAATACTACCAAATAAAACCACCCAATATGGTAACCAACAACTGATTACAAATGTGATACAACCTGTTAGTCTTGTTCATAATATTCCATCTATCCAACAGTTCATTGTACCAGCAAATTTAGGTGGTGTAGTTATGGCCGACAATTCCATTCTACAAGATGCAGtacaattaaatgttatatccCCATTTTCTAATACTGGTCAAAATTTATTACCTACTGGAATGGTTTTAAGGACCCCTCAAACACAACAAAGAGCACAACAAAGTAATCAATTTATCGTAAATAGTGTTGGCCAATTGAGCCCTATTTTAGCTAGCTTGAGCCCTAATCAGTCACAAAACCAGAATAGGAATCAACAGCAAAATGATTACATACATGTAGTACCATGTTCTATTCAACAAAATCAAGAAAATACCACTGTAGTTCAACAAAACACAACCATTGTTCAACAGCAGATGACCATGGTATCTGGTCAACAAGGCAACGAGCAAggcaatttaattataaatgaaaaacaaggtcaaaattatattattgccgATAATAAACAACAAGGGTTTATTCTGAGTCCTAAAGATAAGCAACATTCTGGTggcacacattttattttaaataatatgaattctgAGAAACAGACCcaaagttttataattacaagTCCAACGTCTGGCGATAAACAGCTTTGTGGAAACTTCATTCTTGAAAAAACCAATTCATCAGGGAATTTCATTATTACTACAACAAATTctgataaaaattctaaatttgcTAAACACTCTGTGTCTACTCAAACTGCTGCTGGACAACAAGTGTTACAGATTTCATCTACACCTGCCCTAATTGTTGCTACAAACCGTAATGCTTATGTTGGTAGCCCACCTGATACAACAACTTTAAGTCCTGTGAGTGGACAAAGTCCTTCAGCTAAACCAGAAATGCCTTCAAGTTCTATAACAGCTGATTTGGATGCTGCATTATCACCATCGTCAACATTATCTGATATGCAAAATAGACAACCAATGGTTCATTGTATTTCAAGTAGTAACGTAGTGGATTGGTCTGATAATTCAGCAGACGAAAGAAAGACTATATCCAATGCTTCTGACTCACCAAATATGTACTCCATTGAACATTCATTTCCTAGAT ga
- the LOC100167706 gene encoding histone-lysine N-methyltransferase 2D isoform X1 — translation MTTESTDQPLLSAGPLFTDPNARYRCASNDPSCSHGVVARPATAANMNQVPKGYCYSTENNQTVNSECDKSYHCPNSTAVVTLTNNIVSTPAAFVSSITVPAGWRRIHNKGVIHYISPSNAVLNSLDQAKIYLQTQGTCKCGLECPFQCEHVFNFDAKVMTKPTSGLNTMTNLCNHKRKMMFNNPENRFSKYSLEMAENRKKRKLSGVQQQYSFPLYEGEKAGKENFSQVSNSHQMQWPDQSTVPSQIRFSSQGTSAMLNPQSPQPMLNTQGPEVMSQGMQHVVPNPQTPPILNQSSSVMSNSQGPIMPSSQSAMMLNLQGTVMPNSQENVMPNPQGTMIPNTQSQSMGLGNPRVPHYPNHSYQQDLGYEQSYRNGYRYNSPQCRSHETTALQPDSSCQPHHQHYQNEMASQEYYQKNTHSMYQTEQMQYNNYDSLRTQGSCRFNCSSHCGHYCNSSDQNPSYGNQINSYQQQPQSQPIRQNESTNHEYYPDMYQDQNNYTESYPDNRNNPTQEYPSQYEYEPQPQSQCHHRMDCNLKNNVCTPINNQSPVEVPQTRPQTPQVKQVQQQINTQNIQQSITKQSRPQHKSTPPWQLNKHQQIQQQQIPQQQIQQQQIPQQQIPQQQIQQQQIPQQQIQQQQIQQQQIHQQQIQQQQIQQQQQIQQQQHILQQQISQEECSKQVVEDRVPPIHHHIPQVSRVEEKNRKPLKQSTKTVNFGRKSKSPSEEDSYPSFLDDPSGYLAQQTALLNNTISTNSFSPLSPPARPYRQEKPRYTTNVTTMASGRTASSNTITSVLAGRANTSVVTVNTSEDQVLPPSRQQPVTSKTPLEMVQSVVSSIQVPTSSEKSSIQPSHILLTSNGQFIMASTKIQSPNSSQVLSTVQQQPTVLVNTLQGGQSTLLLQPGNVMTVDQVQVPQLAVATGNIDNSGAFSPRGSNLLSPPDSKRKTINSKKRKSPQISPNHQNNSNVLLQPQQQNFNQPVVQTLILPNKTTQYGNQQLITNVIQPVSLVHNIPSIQQFIVPANLGGVVMADNSILQDAVQLNVISPFSNTGQNLLPTGMVLRTPQTQQRAQQSNQFIVNSVGQLSPILASLSPNQSQNQNRNQQQNDYIHVVPCSIQQNQENTTVVQQNTTIVQQQMTMVSGQQGNEQGNLIINEKQGQNYIIADNKQQGFILSPKDKQHSGGTHFILNNMNSEKQTQSFIITSPTSGDKQLCGNFILEKTNSSGNFIITTTNSDKNSKFAKHSVSTQTAAGQQVLQISSTPALIVATNRNAYVGSPPDTTTLSPVSGQSPSAKPEMPSSSITADLDAALSPSSTLSDMQNRQPMVHCISSSNVVDWSDNSADERKTISNASDSPNMYSIEHSFPR, via the exons tccTAGCAACGCAGTTCTAAATTCGTTGGATCaagctaaaatatatttgcaaacTCAGGGTACATGCAAATGTGGACTTGAATGTCCTTTTCAGTGTGAACACGTTTTTAATTTCGACGCAAAG gtaatgacGAAACCTACGTCGGGCCTCAACACAATGACCAATCTTTGCAATCACAAGAGAAAAATGATGTTTAACAATCCCGAAAATAGATTTAGCAAATATTCCTTAGAAATGgcagaaaatcgaaaaaaaagaaaactttcTGGTGTCCAACAACAATATTCATTTCCTCTTTATGAAGGTGAAAAAGCCGGAAAAGAAAACTTCTCACAAGTTTCAAATTCTCATCAA atGCAATGGCCAGATCAATCTACTGTTCCTAGTCAAATAAGATTTTCATCTCAAGGAACATCTGCAATGTTAAATCCTCAATCTCCACAACCTATGTTAAATACTCAAGGACCAGAAGTAATGTCACAAGGTATGCAGCATGTAGTGCCAAATCCTCAAACCCCACCAATACTAAACCAAAGTTCATCTGTGATGTCAAATTCCCAAGGACCAATTATGCCTAGTTCTCAAAGTGCAATGATGTTAAATCTTCAAGGAACAGTGATGCCAAATTCTCAAGAAAATGTAATGCCCAATCCTCAAGGAACAATGATACCAAATACCCAATCCCAATCGATGGGTTTGGGAAATCCAAGAGTTCCTCACTACCCAAACCATTCATACCAGCAAGACCTTGGATATGAACAATCATATCGAAACGGTTATAGGTATAACTCCCCTCAATGTAGATCTCATGAAACAACTGCATTACAACCGGACTCTTCGTGTCAACCACATCACCAACATTATCAAAATGAAATGGCATCACaagaatattatcaaaaaaatacgcATAGTATGTACCAAACAGAACagatgcaatataataattatgatagtcTAAGAACTCAAGGGAGTTGCCGTTTCAATTGTTCTAGTCATTGTGGACACTATTGTAATTCGAGTGATCAAAACCCTAGTTATGGTAACCAAATAAACTCATATCAACAGCAACCACAGTCACAGCCTATACGACAGAATGAATCTACAAATCATGAATATTATCCTGATATGTACCaagatcaaaataattatacagaaTCTTATCCAGATAATAGAAATAATCCAACACAAGAATATCCATCACAGTATGAATATGAGCCTCAACCTCAGTCACAGTGCCATCATCGTATGgattgtaacttaaaaaataatgtttgtactCCAATTAATAACCAAAGTCCTGTTGAGGTTCCACAGACAAGACCACAAACTCCACAAGTTAAACAAGtacaacaacaaataaatacacaaaatatacaacaatCAATTACAAAACAATCAAGACCTCAACATAAATCCACACCTCCCTGGCAGCTTAATAAACATCAACAAATACAGCAACAACAAATACCGCAACAACAAATACAGCAACAACAAATACCGCAACAACAAATACCGCAACAACAAATACAGCAACAACAAATACCGCAACAACAAATACAGCAACAACAAATACAGCAACAACaaatacatcaacaacaaatacaGCAACAACAAatacagcaacaacaacaaatacAGCAACAACAACATATACTGCAACAACAAATATCGCAAGAAGAATGTTCTAAACAAGTAGTTGAGGATCGAGTACCTCCTATCCATCATCATATTCCCCAAGTTTCTAGAgtagaagaaaaaaatcgaaagCCACTTAAACAATCTACTAAAACTGTTAACTTTGGTAGAAAATCTAAGTCTCCATCTGAAGAGGACAGTTACCCATCATTTTTGGATGATCCAAGCGGCTATTTAGCACAACAGACAGCTCTActgaataatacaataagtaccAATTCATTTTCACCATTATCTCCTCCTGCAAGACCATATAGACAAGAAAAACCTAGGTACACAACAAATGTTACAACAATGGCTAGTGGTCGAACAGCTAGTTCAAATACAATTACTTCAGTGCTGGCCGGTAGAGCCAACACATCTGTCGTAACAGTGAACACATCTGAAGACCAAGTATTACCACCTAGTCGACAACAACCAGTCACATCCAAAACACCTTTAGAAATGGTACAAAGTGTTGTAAGTAGCATACAAGTTCCTACATCTTCAGAAAAATCAAGTATTCAACCGAGCCATATATTATTGACAAGTAATGGACAATTTATAATGGCGTCAACTAAAATACAATCACCTAATAGTTCTCAAGTTCTTTCAACAGTGCAACAACAACCTACTGTCCttgtaaatactttacaggGAGGTCAAAGTACCTTACTACTTCAGCCAGGAAATGTTATGACTGTTGATCAAGTACAGGTACCTCAACTTGCTGTTGCTACAGGAAATATAGATAATAGTGGAGCATTTTCACCAAGAGGCTCAAATCTATTATCTCCGCCAGATTCCAAACGTAAAactattaattctaaaaaacgAAAATCACCACAAATATCTCCTAATCATCAGAATAATTCTAATGTATTGTTACAACCTCAACAGCAAAACTTTAATCAGCCTGTTGTTCAAACATTAATACTACCAAATAAAACCACCCAATATGGTAACCAACAACTGATTACAAATGTGATACAACCTGTTAGTCTTGTTCATAATATTCCATCTATCCAACAGTTCATTGTACCAGCAAATTTAGGTGGTGTAGTTATGGCCGACAATTCCATTCTACAAGATGCAGtacaattaaatgttatatccCCATTTTCTAATACTGGTCAAAATTTATTACCTACTGGAATGGTTTTAAGGACCCCTCAAACACAACAAAGAGCACAACAAAGTAATCAATTTATCGTAAATAGTGTTGGCCAATTGAGCCCTATTTTAGCTAGCTTGAGCCCTAATCAGTCACAAAACCAGAATAGGAATCAACAGCAAAATGATTACATACATGTAGTACCATGTTCTATTCAACAAAATCAAGAAAATACCACTGTAGTTCAACAAAACACAACCATTGTTCAACAGCAGATGACCATGGTATCTGGTCAACAAGGCAACGAGCAAggcaatttaattataaatgaaaaacaaggtcaaaattatattattgccgATAATAAACAACAAGGGTTTATTCTGAGTCCTAAAGATAAGCAACATTCTGGTggcacacattttattttaaataatatgaattctgAGAAACAGACCcaaagttttataattacaagTCCAACGTCTGGCGATAAACAGCTTTGTGGAAACTTCATTCTTGAAAAAACCAATTCATCAGGGAATTTCATTATTACTACAACAAATTctgataaaaattctaaatttgcTAAACACTCTGTGTCTACTCAAACTGCTGCTGGACAACAAGTGTTACAGATTTCATCTACACCTGCCCTAATTGTTGCTACAAACCGTAATGCTTATGTTGGTAGCCCACCTGATACAACAACTTTAAGTCCTGTGAGTGGACAAAGTCCTTCAGCTAAACCAGAAATGCCTTCAAGTTCTATAACAGCTGATTTGGATGCTGCATTATCACCATCGTCAACATTATCTGATATGCAAAATAGACAACCAATGGTTCATTGTATTTCAAGTAGTAACGTAGTGGATTGGTCTGATAATTCAGCAGACGAAAGAAAGACTATATCCAATGCTTCTGACTCACCAAATATGTACTCCATTGAACATTCATTTCCTAGAT ga